CGGTTTTTACGATTTTATTTGTCCTGCTAGACTTAGCTATTCCGCCCATAACATAGATTTTATCATTAACTACGCATGAAGTGTTGTGTTGTCTTCCTGTTGGCATTGGCGCCAATACATTCCATGTGTTGTTTAAAGGATTATAGGCTTCTAGTCTGTCTAGAGGTTTTCCTGCTCCTCCTGCTCCTCCAATAGCATAAATTAATCCATCTATTTCTACTAAATTTACATTCCATCCCCGAGTAATCATATTTGTTGTTTTCTTCCACGTATCCTCAACGACATTATATTCATAAACTCCCGAAATTTTAGAATGTGCCTCCATAAAATAGATATTATTATTGCAGCTTACTGCTGCTCCTCTCATAGGTTGAGGAAGCTTTGCCTTTTCCTTCCATTCTATTTTTTGAGCATATACTCCTGAAAAAATGAATCCTATTAGTAGAAATAAAATAACTCTTCTTTTTTTCATTATTGTTTTGTTTTTCATGGTTTTTATTATTTTCTATACGTTCTGCCCTATTTGGGTCTTAGATTCTCTATAACCTTAGCATCAACCCAATGTCTTTTACCTACATAATAAGTTCTTCCATCTTCCTTTTCTATCCATTCTCCTCTAGTAAAAAATAAGTATTTCCCATCTTGTGTCACCATGGGTGAGCTTTCTTGCATTTCACTATTAATCGCTTGCCCCATATTCATTGAAGGTGACCAAGAGTTCTCTTTATCTTTTTGTTTAAAACTGATATAGAGATCTGCTTGCCCATATCCACCTTCTCGTCTAACATCCCAAATTAAATAAGATTCATCTGGCGCAATAAAGGGATGAGCTATGTATTCCCCTGTATTAATATCGGCATTCATTCTTACTGGATTTTCATACTTGCCGTCTACAAATGGACAATAATAAAGAGAGCCGTTTATGTTCATGTCTTCTTTTTTATATACAGCATAATAATAAGTTCCATTGGATGAAATAGACCAACCATGTGCTTGGTCTTTTAAAAATTCACCTGTACTTTTGGGCTCTGACCAACCAGTGTCTGTCCGTTTTCTATACTCCTTACCAACGTACATCGTATTGCCATCCTCAGAGAATCTTGGCCATTTTAGTTCGGTTTCAGATTCGTTCCCCCAACTATTATTTTCATATCGAATAACAAAAAATGTGCGTTTTTCATATTTCCCATTTTTCCTAGTGAAATAGAATTCCTTCATATCTTGCGAAAACCTGCCACCTTCAAAAAGCCCTTCTGGAGAAAGAATTTTAGGAGCAAATAATTCAGGTGTTAATCCCGGTGGTTTTTGACCAAAATAACGATCTTCAAATACTGGAAAGCTAGAAGCGTTTTCCTTATTACCTTGAGCAAAGGCAGTATGAAGCGATATAGCTAGTGTCAATATAAATAATTTCATTGTTTTCATGTTTTCTTTCTTTGTGTTTGCAATTTATAATTTCAACCCGCCAGCTGGTATCTGCGCTTCGTCTGGCCCAAAGCAATGCTTTGTCCTACTAAAAAGGTCTACTTCCAGCAACATCAACAGGCACTTCATTCAAAAGGTAAATCGTTACCTTTTTCAATCTGTTCTCTATACGTTCCGTCCTATTTGGGTCTAAGATTCTCAATAACCTGAGCATCTACCCAAAATATATCCCCATCTGTGTCTGCTCTATTAAAGAAAAAATATTTTCCGTCTGGAGTTACGTATCCTCCAGATTCCCAAGAACTAGTATTAATTTTATCTCCCATATTGATTGCTACTCCCCAAGAACCATCTTGCTGTCGAAAACTGATATACAGGTCAGAATCACCATATCCACTGTCTTTTTCACTATCCCAGATTAAATAGGACTCATCTGGCGCAATGAAGGGATGGGCTGTCCATTTTCCTGTGTTGACCACTGGCCCCATCTTCTTTGGCACTTGGCGTTTGCCGTCCTTGAGCGTTGATATGCGGATTACATCGTTGTTTTTATAATCGTCAAAAACAAAGGTGCCTTTGGTGGATGCCGACAAGCGCATAATACCCCAGTCTTCCCTGTCAAACATGGGGCCAAGACTTTTCACGGCTGACCAACCAGTCTCGGTACGCTCCATATATTTGCTACCCAAGTGCATGGTTTTACCATCGGGAGCTAAGATGGGTCGACCTACCCTGGGGCCCACCACAGACTCGCTCCATCGGTTATTTTCGGATTTAAAAACAACTAACAGCCATTTTTTATTTTTGACATCTTTCCTAGTAAAATAGAACTCTTTCATGTCGGGTGTGAAGAAAGCGCTAAGGTCACGATGCTCTGTCGAAACAATTCCAGGAGCGAAAACTTCAGGTGTTAAGCCAGGTGGATTTTGCCCAAGATAGGGTCCCTCTAAGAGTGGAAAACTAGGATCGTTTTCCATATTTTCTTGAGCAAAGGCAATATGAAACGATATAGCTAATGTCAATATTAATAATTTCATTGTTTTCATGTTTTCTATTTTTTAATAAAAGCTGGGAGAACTCTTGTCGCTGTTAGTGATACTGAGCTATCAACAGGACGATGAGTAGTGGTCACAACAACGAGATCAAGCGCTTCGATTACATAGATATTTTGTCCGCTACCGCCTCTAGCCGATTTACTGAGGTAGCTTTTATCGCCTGTGGAAAAATCGGCCTGCCACCAGAAATAGCCATAAGCCGTGTCGGAAACACCACTGGTAGTGTCATCATACTCATCACTTTGATTGACAATTTTACTGGTAGATCTTGCAATAAAAGTTTCTGGAACAAGCTGTTCGCCATTCCATTTACCTTTATTGATGACCAAGGTGCCCCATTTGACCATATCGCGTGATGTCATGCTCGAGCGACTTCCCGAGCTTGGCAGGCCACTAACACTTGTCTCCCAGCCATAATTCGTGATGCCCATTTTATCAAGAAGTTCATTTTTGATAAAATCTTTAGCAGTGCCTGGCACGACGGCGTCAATGACTTGCATCACCAATATTGGATCGAATTGATATTTAAAACTCTGAGAATCTGCAGTAATAGGCGCACTATGCTCGAGGTAAGCCTGAACTTGTCCCTGGCCTTTTAACATAGTTGGGGTTTTCTCAAATTCCTCTCTCTGTTCTTTACTGATGCGGATACCAGAACGCATAGTCAACGCCTTGTGTAGCGTGATTTTTTCTGCACCCTCAACAAATTTTGTTGAGTCCAGGTCTTTGAGAAAGCTAACTAACGGTTTGTCTAGATCGGCCATGGACAGATACCCCAACTGGATAGCACGACCGAGTGCCAAACTGGTGTAAGCTTTAGTCGCTGATGCTTGTGGGTGCGGTAGATTGATACGACCACGTGAATAATAGGATTCAAAGATTAGCTTACCCTTATGGGCAATAAGAAAGCTGTCGAAATTACCATATTTATGGTCGGCGATCTCTTGCGCTAGGGTAAGAATCATCGCTTTATTGCCACCATCGATGCCTAATTTACCCACGCGGATACCGTCTTTTTTATCGGTTGGCGCTACATCGATAAAGGCTTTTTTGAGTTCAGGAATATCTCTGAATGAGAGTGTGGCTTCGGCAGCTGTAGCTTCTGGAGCGAGGTTATCTTTTTGTTGAGCAAAGCTATTTTGTGTTAGTACAAGAAGAATTAAAAGTAGTAGTCCTGTTTTGTTTTTCATGATTTATAAATATTTTTTAAGGTCTAGATATTTGATGTACTGTATCCTTTGTAGATCATTTTATTCAAGATCAAACAGTCCAGATTTGGAAAGCTGTCGAGAAATGACATGAAGTTGATTGCTTTGACGATCAGTATTGGCAGTTCCGAAATATGCAATAACCAAATCTTTCGAAGGTGATATATAAAGCCCTTGACCTCCATGTGCACCTTTATAAAAATCGCCATCCTCGTATACTGCAGCCCATTGATAACTGCTATATTTCTTTTCTTTTGGATCCCGTGACTTATTGAGGTTTTTATTTACATTCCGAATTTTTGATAAATGTGCATCAGAAATTATTGGATTGGCACCCTTTCTACCACTAGGGGTAAAAGCAAAACCAAATCTAGCAAGGTCTCGAAGTGTTGTTGACATACCATCGGCATATGAAATAGAGGTCCCATTAGTATTGGTTCCTAAAAGGGCACTATATTCTGATCCTATCTTTCTCCATATTTCCTGTTCCACAAAATCTTGAAAGGTAAGACCACTAATTTTTTCGATTAGTAGCGTTAATACCATAGCATCAGCATTCGACCATTGGTACTCCGTTCCTGAAGGCTTGATTGATTTCGCAGTAGCTAAATCTTTAATTGGGTCAAAACTTACCTCATAGGTCTCCAATGGGACACGATCTATTCCGGAACTCATAGAAAGAATATCAATTACTGAAACACCTTCCCAACCTGAACCCTTAAGAGCATCAAAATAGTAATCAATAAGTTTGCTAGTATCGATTAAACCTCTATCTTCCAAAATTGCAATTGAAGTACTCACAAAGACTTGGGTTATTACCATATTAATATGCAAATCGGTTGGGAACATTCTCGGATAGCCCTCAAAGACGATTTTTCCTTTATGAATTATAATTAACCCATTAACTTCTACTTGCTGCACATAGTCATTTAATGATAACCCACCTCCTTTTTTTAAATCTGTTGTGGTAATAAAATTTTTTACATCATCTCTTGGCGCTTCTTCAAGAATTTTTGGTGTATCTGATCTAAGTATGCGTGAGTGTTCCTTTATTTGGGAGAAGTTTAAATAAAAATACCGTTCCAAATCGCCGTATTCGGTCCAATTGCCTCCTTCGTAAATACGTTTATGGAATGCATAAATTTCTTCTTTTGTAAATCCGGAATAATTATACGTTTCATATTTTGGACTTGTAGTGCTTAAGACATTAGAGTTCTTTTTTGGCTCGTTTTTACATGAAAGAAAAAGAAGCATTAAAAGTAATAGTCCTGTTGTTGTTTTTATAGTTTTTACTTGTTTCAAATTATTAGTTACCATTTTTCCTTCCTTTTTAATAGTTTCATTCACTTTTTTGTAATTCGGTAAGCTTATGTCTGGTACCGTTATTTTGAGGATTTAATTCAAGTGATTTAGTATAATTTAAAATTGCCAGATCAGTTTCTCCGGTTTTCATACAAGCTTCTGCATAACTATCGTATACTTTATAACTATCTGGATAGAGCATCATATTCACTTTGAAAACATCTTGTGATAATTTCATTCTATCCTCATGGAAAAAATCATAGCCTAGATCATTTAAATAGTTTTGAGTAACTGTAAGATAAGTTGGGTCATGTTCTTTTAAGGCCCTATATGCATTAAGTGCCTTGTCAAAATCACCTTCAAGAAGGAATTCTACTGGTTCTTTTTTATCAATATTCATCTTAATAAAAGTTGAAGTTATTGCTCCATCGTTTCTATTTAGGTAAAGTAAATTCACTGTTTCATTTTCAGTATCAGGTTTGAATTGCATAAGTCGACTAGAATTTCTTCTAACAAAACTACTATCTGATACTTTGACTAGTTCCTCAGCTTCTAGGTCAAGTATATTTTTATAGAGGAGTTGATTGTCCTTTTGAAAAACTTGAACAATCCTACCATTGGAGATATATCTACCAGTAATTTTATCGACTAAAGACTGTTCAACTTCTATTTTTTTATGTATTGGAACAAACTTATCCCAATCATACGCCAGGGCTACAGAGCGCATCACTTCTGCATTAAACTCCGGAAAAGTAGAATTAGTGAACACTACCACACCATACCCTTTATCTCTATGAGCCATAATCTCTGCATAAAAACCTGTATTCCATCCGTGATGTCTTAAATAGATTTCATCATTTCTATTAAAAAGTTGAAACCCTAAGCCCAATGTAAATGACCAACTAGAATTACGCACTCCATATGGTGTCCCCATTAGTGCTGTCAGATCTTTTGATAATCCTTTGGTACGCTTACCTTTTAGGGTTTGCTGTACGTTGGTTATAAATTTTGCATAGTCCTCGGCAGTTGTCCATAATCCAGTTGAAGCCAATGCAGGATCAATCTTTCTTCCTCCTTTTACCTTAGAACCATCTTTTAAATAACCTGTTGCTACCTTAGTTAATTGCTCTGTAGTAAGTGATAAGTTAAACGTACTGTTGTTCATTTCTAAGGGTTTAAGCACTAATTCATTCATAACATCTGGGAATGTTTTCCCTTCAACATCTAGTATCATTTGCTGAATAGGCACATAGCTTGCATATGCAAAACGAACACTTTCGCCAGGCTCTTTATTTACTGTAATGGGCTCATTTTTAGCTGGAGAAATCCCGTTTAAAATCTCTAAAAGTGTTGGGGTTTTTTCATTTATATTGTATGATCCCGTTCCACGCGGATGTATTCCAGCAGAGTGATTCAAAAGGTTTTTTATAGTAACTTTCTTTTCTTTGGTAAATTCATTTTCTGGTACTTTCCAGGATGTTAGATAACTGTTGACATTTTCATCTAAGTCTAATTTATTTTGTTCTACAAGACGTAATGCACCGTAGGCTGTTACCGGCATACTAGTTGCTGCTGCCTGAAAAAGCGTTTCTTTTGTTACAGGAATTTTACTTTCTTTATCCACGACACCGTAACCCTTTGCCCAAGCAATTTCACCATTATGTATGACTGCAATACTCACACCCGGAATGCCATAGTGTTTCATACGTTCTTCTATAGACCATGTCGAATCACCGGCTATGTATACCCGAGTTGTGAGACCAATTTCTACCTTTTTAATGATATCAATTGTAGTATCGGTATTTGATTCTTCTGCACAGGATTGAAAAAGAATTATGGTTAAAAGAACCGAGATCATATTTTTCATATAATGATTTTTTTATTGAATGATTGATTATTAAAAGGCTTTACTTTAATTATATGTTGAATAAAAATATAGCATAATCCATGTTTAATACCTTAAATAGGATAAACACAACAATTAAATGATAAAACCATTTCGTCATTGATATACCGCTTTTATAAAGAAATTATGAAGATTTGTAGGTGTAGATCGTATATATATATTAGATTAAAGTTGGCTTCATTCACTTTTTTGTAGTTCATTAAGCTCATGCCTGGCATGGTTATTTTGAGGATTTAATTCAAGTGATTTAGTATAATTTAAAATTGCCATATCAATTTCTCCAATTTTTGCGCAGGCTTCTGCATAACTGTCGTATACTTTATAACTATCTGGATAGAGCATCATATTCACTTTGAAAACATCTTGTGATAATTTCATTCTATCCTTATGGAAAAAACTATAGCCTAGATCATTTAGATAGCCTTCAGTAACTGTAGGATAAGTTGGGTCATGTTCTTTTAAGGCCCTATATGCATTAAGTGCTTTGTCAAAGTCACCTTCAAGAAGGAATTCTACGGGTTCTTTTTTACCTGTATTCATCTTAACAAAAGTTGAAGCTATGGTTCCATCGTTTCTATTAAGATAAAGTAAATTGAGCGTTTTATTTTCAGAATTTGGCTTGAATTGCATAAGTCGACTAGAATTTCTTTTAACAAAAATGCTATCCGAGACTTTGACTAGTTCTTCTGCTTTTACATCAAGTATATTTTTATAGAGCAGTTGATTGTCCTTTTTAAAAATTTCTAGAATCCTGCCATTGGCCAGATATCTACCAGTAATTTTATCGACTAAAGATTGTTCAATTTCTATTTTTTTATGTACCGGAACATAATTATCCCAATCATATGCCAGGGCTACAGCGCGAATCACTTCAGCATTGAAAGCTGGAAAAGTGGAATTAGTGAACACTACCACGCCATAACCTTTGTCTCTATGAGCCACAATCTCAGCATAAAAACCTCTATTCCATCCATGATGCCTTAAGTAGATTTCATCGTTTTTATTAAGAAGTTGAAACCCTAACCCCCATGTAAATGACCAACCAGAATTACGCACTCCATATGGTGTACCCATTAATGCTGTCATATCTTTTGATAATCCTTTAGTATTCTTACCTTTTAGGGTTTGCTGTATATTGGTTATAAATTTTGCATAGTCCTCGGGAGTTGTCAATAATCCAAATGAAGCCATTGCAGGATAGATATTTCTTCTACCTTTTACCATAGAACCATCTTGCAAATAACCTGTTGCTACCTTCGTTAACTGCTCTGTGATAAGCGATTGGTTAAACGTACTGTTTTTCATTTCTAAGGGCTGTAACACGAGTTCATGCATGATCTCTGGGAATGTTTCCCCCTCAACATCCAGCATCATTTGTTGAATAGGCACATAGTGTTCATATTCAAAACGAATACTTTCACCAGGCTCTTTATTTACGGTAATTGGCTCGTTTTTAGCTGGATAAATTCCATTTAGTATCTCTACAAGTGTTGGAGTTTTTTCATTTATATTATATCTATATCCTCCTATTCTACGAGGATATATTCCAGCAGAATGATTTAAAAGATTTCTTATTGTTACTTTCTTTTCTTTAGTAAATTCATTTTCCGGTACTTTCCAAGATTTTAAGGAGCTGTTAATATTTTCATCTAAGCCTACTTTATTTTGTTCTACAAGACGTAATGCGCCATATGCCGTTACAGGAATACTCAATGCTGATGCTTGGAAAAGTGTTTGTGTCGTTACCGGGGTTTGACTTTCCTTATCCATCACACCGTACCCTTTTGTCCATGCAATTTCACCATTATGTATGACTGCAATACTCACACCCGGAATGCCATAGTGTTCCATACGTTCTTCTATAGACCATGTCGAATCACCGGCTATGTATACCCGAGTTGTGAGACCAGTTTCTACCTTTTTAACTAAATCAATGGTAGTATCAGTATTTGATTCTTCTGCACATGATTGAAAAAGAATTAGGATGAAGAGAACTGAGATACTGTATTTCATATTAATAATTTTTTTATTGAAAGATTGATTACTAAGTGGCTTTTGGCTTTACATAAATCAAATGTTGGATAAAACTATAGCATAATCCATGTTTAACACTAGCCGTAAATCACTATTAAATTAGATTAAAGTTGGTTTCATTCACTTTTTTGTAATTCGTTAAGCTTATGTCTGGTACCGTTATTTTGAGGGTTTAATTCAAGTGATTTAGTATAATTTAAAATTGCCAGATCAATTTCTCCAATTTTCACACAGGCTTCTGCATAACTTTCGTATACTTTGAAACTATCTGGGTAGAGCATCATATTCACTTTAAAAACATCTTGTGCTAATGTCATTCTATCCTCACGGAAAAAACTATATCCCAGATCATTCAAATAGTCTTCAGTAACTGTAGGATAAGTTGGGTCATGTTCTTTTAAGGCCCTATATACATTAAGTGCTTTGTCAAAGTCACCTTCAAGAAGGAATTCTACTGGTTCTTTTTTATCAGAATTCATCTTAACAAAAGTTGAAGCTATTGTTCCATCGCTACTATTAATATAAAGTAAATTGAGCGTTTCATTTTCAGAATTTGGCTTGAATTGCATAAGTCGACTAGAATTTCTTCTAACAAAACTACTATCTGAGACTTTGACTAGTTCTTCTGCTTCTACGTCAAGGATATTTTTATAGAACAGTTGATTGTCCTTTTGAAAAACTTCTACAATCCTACCATTGGCCAGATATCTACCAGTAATTTCATCTACTAAAGACTGTTCAATTTCCATTTTTTTATGTACAGGGAAATAATTATCCCATTCATAAGCAAGGGCAACAGAACGAAACACTTCAAAAACAAAAGATGGAAGAGGGGTATTGGTTAACACAACTACACCATATCCATTGTCTCTATGAGCCGTCATTCTACTATAAAACCCTGTACTCCATCCGTGGTGTTCAAAGTAGACTTCATCCTTCTTATTGTAAATTGAAAAGCCCAGTCCATATTGTCCATAACGATTTTTTGCAGATGGTGTAAGCATTAATTCTGTCATATCTTTTGATAATCCTTTGTTACTCTCATCTTTTAGGTTTTGTTGTATGTTGACTACAAATTTTGCAAGATCCTCTGCAGTTGTCCATAATCCGTTTGAAGCCAATTCTGGATAGATATGTCTTTTACCTTTTACCATAGAACCATCTCGTAAATAACCCGTTGCTGCTATCGGTAATTGCTCTGGGCTAAGAGATTGATTAAACCTACTGTTGTTCATTTCTAAAGGCTGGAGCACTAATTCATTCATTAGCTCTGGGAATTTTTTACCTTCAACATCCATCATCATTTGTTGAATGATCGTATAGCCACCAGCTGAAATCCAAAGATTTTCATTAAGTGCTTTATCTACGATGATTGGATTTGAATTGGCTGGGGAAGCTCCATTTAATATTTCTATAAGTGTGGGTACAGGAGAACTTTTACTATATCCTTGAAAATCGTGCACGTTTATTCCAGCAGAATGACTCAAAAGGTTTTTTATGGTGACTTTCTCTTCTTTGGTAAATTCACTATCAGGCAATTTCCAGGATTTTAAATAACTGTTAATATCTTCACTTAAAGTTACTTTATTTTGGTCTACAAGACGTAATGCACCATATGCAGTTAAAGACATACCAATTGTTGATACCTGGAATAGTGTTTTATCAGTCACAGGAACTTTGCTTTTGGTATCCATTACACCGTATCCTTTTGCCCAGGCAACTTTACCATTATGTATTACCGCAATACTCACACCCGGAATGCCATAGTGTTTCATACGTTCTTCTATAGACCATGTTGAATCACCGACTATATGTACCCGAGTTGTAAGACCAGTTTCTACCTTTTTAATTAAATCAATGGTAGTATCAGTATTTGATTCTTCTGCACAGGATTGAAAAAGAATTAGGATAAAGAGAATTGTGATACTATTTTTCATATTTATAAAATCTTAACAGCTGTTTATTTAATGATTTTTAACCATGCAGCCTGTCCTCCATTGGATATAATTTTTTTTACTGAAGAGCCATCCTTATTCATACTATAAATCGTAGATATTCCATCCGTTTTTGAAATAAAGATTAGTTGAGAACCATCAGGTGACCAGGATGGCATAGAATCACGAACATCATTATATGTCAATCGCTTTTGATTAGAGCCATTTATATCCATGACATAAATTTCAAAGTTTCCATCTCTATCAGACATAAAGGCAATTTGCTTACCATCAGCAGAAACATCTGGATGCCATTCTTTAGCACCATTATGTGTTAGCTGAATGATATTTTTTCCATCAATGTCTGCTATACTTATAGCACTACTCTTATCTTCGAATTCCCAAGAAAAGACAATTTTACCGTCTGGAGTAAAATAAGGGTTACTCCCTTTTAGTGACTTTATTTGAGTTTGTTCACTACCATCTGAATTCATGATCCAAATTTCGGGATGCCAAACCCCTTCAGCATCTTTATACTCTCTTGCAAAAACAATTTTTGTTCCATCTGGAGACCAATCAGGAGCATTATCCCATTTATTTTTTGCATGAGTTAATCGTTTTCTATTCGTGCCATCACTATTCATTGTATGAATAGACCAAGTCTTTTTGTCATCATATTTTGCATAAAAAGCAATACGTTTTCCATCAGGAGACCAAGCTAGGTAGCCACCTTTCTCATTTGTACTTTTAATATTTGATTTACCTTCAGTATTTTTTTGATAAATTTCTATAATGCCTGATGATAATGATGTATAACCAATTGTACAAGATTTTGATTTGTCACTTTCCTGACAAAAAGCAATCAAGCCAAGTAACAAAGTCACAAAGGTTAAGGTTTTTACTTGTTTCAAATTATTAGTTTTCATATTTTCTTCCTTTTGTATATTTAGAGCGTCTCTTCAGGTTAAGTCAATTTTTTTTTGCAACTATCAGGATACAAAGTGATTTGGAATAGACTCTTTTGTCAGTGTCAATGTATTTTTCATGGTTTTTTATCGTACAAAAGTTGTATTTTTCTCTCATGAATTCAATGCAAAATTTGCCAACTGCTCTATGTATTAATGAACTACTCAAAGAAATTATCTGATAATGATTAGCTTAGATCTGTAAAACCACTTCAAAATGAACTTGAGATTTTTGCCTTGTTTTCTTCTAGTATTGCTACTTGTGACCTCTTGCTCTCAAAGTTCTATTTACAAGAAATACGAGACTGTATTGCAGGTTGGAGATCAACAAGAATGGGCTTCGAAGAACTTGAATGATCAGGACTGGAGAAAACGCATAAGATTAGTGCCAGATGGTAAGGTTTTCTGGTCCAGAACTAAAATTGATATTTTAAAGACCTCGGAATCATTACACCCATATGGTATTCAGTTACATGCCTATGGAGAGTATGAGGTTTTTTGGGATGGAGTATTGATTGGGAAAAATGGT
The sequence above is a segment of the Aquimarina spinulae genome. Coding sequences within it:
- a CDS encoding Kelch repeat-containing protein; protein product: MKKRRVILFLLIGFIFSGVYAQKIEWKEKAKLPQPMRGAAVSCNNNIYFMEAHSKISGVYEYNVVEDTWKKTTNMITRGWNVNLVEIDGLIYAIGGAGGAGKPLDRLEAYNPLNNTWNVLAPMPTGRQHNTSCVVNDKIYVMGGIAKSSRTNKIVKTENNEVYNPKSNSWQTLSPLPTPCGDPIISAVRNNIYVLCGDVLWKYDTLSDTWETKKNCPVWISILLGSAVINDKIIFPGGQNKDEKAVSSVYIYDTTNNTWIKSTNLPKPIQIGGITTLNGKIYMIGGNDTDFNKYDTVYEGTLVD
- a CDS encoding PD40 domain-containing protein → MKTMKLLILTLAISFHIAFAQENMENDPSFPLLEGPYLGQNPPGLTPEVFAPGIVSTEHRDLSAFFTPDMKEFYFTRKDVKNKKWLLVVFKSENNRWSESVVGPRVGRPILAPDGKTMHLGSKYMERTETGWSAVKSLGPMFDREDWGIMRLSASTKGTFVFDDYKNNDVIRISTLKDGKRQVPKKMGPVVNTGKWTAHPFIAPDESYLIWDSEKDSGYGDSDLYISFRQQDGSWGVAINMGDKINTSSWESGGYVTPDGKYFFFNRADTDGDIFWVDAQVIENLRPK
- a CDS encoding serine hydrolase domain-containing protein: MKNKTGLLLLILLVLTQNSFAQQKDNLAPEATAAEATLSFRDIPELKKAFIDVAPTDKKDGIRVGKLGIDGGNKAMILTLAQEIADHKYGNFDSFLIAHKGKLIFESYYSRGRINLPHPQASATKAYTSLALGRAIQLGYLSMADLDKPLVSFLKDLDSTKFVEGAEKITLHKALTMRSGIRISKEQREEFEKTPTMLKGQGQVQAYLEHSAPITADSQSFKYQFDPILVMQVIDAVVPGTAKDFIKNELLDKMGITNYGWETSVSGLPSSGSRSSMTSRDMVKWGTLVINKGKWNGEQLVPETFIARSTSKIVNQSDEYDDTTSGVSDTAYGYFWWQADFSTGDKSYLSKSARGGSGQNIYVIEALDLVVVTTTHRPVDSSVSLTATRVLPAFIKK
- a CDS encoding serine hydrolase domain-containing protein, with the translated sequence MNETIKKEGKMVTNNLKQVKTIKTTTGLLLLMLLFLSCKNEPKKNSNVLSTTSPKYETYNYSGFTKEEIYAFHKRIYEGGNWTEYGDLERYFYLNFSQIKEHSRILRSDTPKILEEAPRDDVKNFITTTDLKKGGGLSLNDYVQQVEVNGLIIIHKGKIVFEGYPRMFPTDLHINMVITQVFVSTSIAILEDRGLIDTSKLIDYYFDALKGSGWEGVSVIDILSMSSGIDRVPLETYEVSFDPIKDLATAKSIKPSGTEYQWSNADAMVLTLLIEKISGLTFQDFVEQEIWRKIGSEYSALLGTNTNGTSISYADGMSTTLRDLARFGFAFTPSGRKGANPIISDAHLSKIRNVNKNLNKSRDPKEKKYSSYQWAAVYEDGDFYKGAHGGQGLYISPSKDLVIAYFGTANTDRQSNQLHVISRQLSKSGLFDLE
- a CDS encoding serine hydrolase, which gives rise to MKNMISVLLTIILFQSCAEESNTDTTIDIIKKVEIGLTTRVYIAGDSTWSIEERMKHYGIPGVSIAVIHNGEIAWAKGYGVVDKESKIPVTKETLFQAAATSMPVTAYGALRLVEQNKLDLDENVNSYLTSWKVPENEFTKEKKVTIKNLLNHSAGIHPRGTGSYNINEKTPTLLEILNGISPAKNEPITVNKEPGESVRFAYASYVPIQQMILDVEGKTFPDVMNELVLKPLEMNNSTFNLSLTTEQLTKVATGYLKDGSKVKGGRKIDPALASTGLWTTAEDYAKFITNVQQTLKGKRTKGLSKDLTALMGTPYGVRNSSWSFTLGLGFQLFNRNDEIYLRHHGWNTGFYAEIMAHRDKGYGVVVFTNSTFPEFNAEVMRSVALAYDWDKFVPIHKKIEVEQSLVDKITGRYISNGRIVQVFQKDNQLLYKNILDLEAEELVKVSDSSFVRRNSSRLMQFKPDTENETVNLLYLNRNDGAITSTFIKMNIDKKEPVEFLLEGDFDKALNAYRALKEHDPTYLTVTQNYLNDLGYDFFHEDRMKLSQDVFKVNMMLYPDSYKVYDSYAEACMKTGETDLAILNYTKSLELNPQNNGTRHKLTELQKSE
- a CDS encoding serine hydrolase domain-containing protein, which translates into the protein MKYSISVLFILILFQSCAEESNTDTTIDLVKKVETGLTTRVYIAGDSTWSIEERMEHYGIPGVSIAVIHNGEIAWTKGYGVMDKESQTPVTTQTLFQASALSIPVTAYGALRLVEQNKVGLDENINSSLKSWKVPENEFTKEKKVTIRNLLNHSAGIYPRRIGGYRYNINEKTPTLVEILNGIYPAKNEPITVNKEPGESIRFEYEHYVPIQQMMLDVEGETFPEIMHELVLQPLEMKNSTFNQSLITEQLTKVATGYLQDGSMVKGRRNIYPAMASFGLLTTPEDYAKFITNIQQTLKGKNTKGLSKDMTALMGTPYGVRNSGWSFTWGLGFQLLNKNDEIYLRHHGWNRGFYAEIVAHRDKGYGVVVFTNSTFPAFNAEVIRAVALAYDWDNYVPVHKKIEIEQSLVDKITGRYLANGRILEIFKKDNQLLYKNILDVKAEELVKVSDSIFVKRNSSRLMQFKPNSENKTLNLLYLNRNDGTIASTFVKMNTGKKEPVEFLLEGDFDKALNAYRALKEHDPTYPTVTEGYLNDLGYSFFHKDRMKLSQDVFKVNMMLYPDSYKVYDSYAEACAKIGEIDMAILNYTKSLELNPQNNHARHELNELQKSE
- a CDS encoding serine hydrolase domain-containing protein gives rise to the protein MKNSITILFILILFQSCAEESNTDTTIDLIKKVETGLTTRVHIVGDSTWSIEERMKHYGIPGVSIAVIHNGKVAWAKGYGVMDTKSKVPVTDKTLFQVSTIGMSLTAYGALRLVDQNKVTLSEDINSYLKSWKLPDSEFTKEEKVTIKNLLSHSAGINVHDFQGYSKSSPVPTLIEILNGASPANSNPIIVDKALNENLWISAGGYTIIQQMMMDVEGKKFPELMNELVLQPLEMNNSRFNQSLSPEQLPIAATGYLRDGSMVKGKRHIYPELASNGLWTTAEDLAKFVVNIQQNLKDESNKGLSKDMTELMLTPSAKNRYGQYGLGFSIYNKKDEVYFEHHGWSTGFYSRMTAHRDNGYGVVVLTNTPLPSFVFEVFRSVALAYEWDNYFPVHKKMEIEQSLVDEITGRYLANGRIVEVFQKDNQLFYKNILDVEAEELVKVSDSSFVRRNSSRLMQFKPNSENETLNLLYINSSDGTIASTFVKMNSDKKEPVEFLLEGDFDKALNVYRALKEHDPTYPTVTEDYLNDLGYSFFREDRMTLAQDVFKVNMMLYPDSFKVYESYAEACVKIGEIDLAILNYTKSLELNPQNNGTRHKLNELQKSE